From a region of the Paraburkholderia hospita genome:
- the ugpQ gene encoding glycerophosphodiester phosphodiesterase: MGNGIDQALIADWPYPRLVAHRIGGKLAPENTLAGFDMCARFGYKMIEFDAKLSSDDQIFLLHDDDLDRTTNGHGPAAQHTWHQLASLDAGAWFDPRFADERLPTLSQVAARCATEAIAANIEIKPCPGRDEITGRLVALAAKDLWRAQKPLLSSFSFDALKAARDAAPSLPRGMLFEALPDDWLAIVRELGCVSLHADHKHLTQQNIRAIRDAGLRVLAYTVNDPARARELAKWGVDMICTDRLDMIGADVVN, encoded by the coding sequence ATGGGCAACGGGATCGATCAGGCATTAATCGCAGACTGGCCGTATCCACGGCTCGTCGCGCATCGCATCGGCGGCAAGCTCGCGCCGGAGAACACGCTCGCGGGCTTCGACATGTGCGCGCGCTTCGGCTACAAGATGATCGAGTTCGACGCGAAGCTCTCTTCCGACGACCAGATTTTCCTGCTGCACGACGACGACCTGGACCGCACGACCAACGGCCACGGCCCGGCCGCGCAACATACATGGCATCAACTGGCATCGCTCGATGCCGGCGCCTGGTTCGATCCGCGCTTCGCAGACGAACGGCTACCGACGCTTTCACAGGTAGCGGCGCGCTGCGCGACTGAAGCGATTGCAGCGAACATTGAAATCAAGCCTTGTCCTGGCCGCGACGAAATCACGGGGCGCCTTGTCGCGCTCGCGGCCAAAGACCTGTGGCGCGCGCAGAAGCCGCTCCTGTCGTCGTTTTCGTTCGACGCGCTGAAGGCCGCGCGCGACGCCGCGCCGTCGCTGCCGCGCGGCATGTTGTTCGAGGCGCTGCCCGACGACTGGCTCGCCATTGTGCGCGAACTCGGCTGCGTATCGCTGCATGCCGACCACAAGCATCTGACTCAACAGAACATCCGCGCGATCCGCGATGCCGGCCTGCGCGTGCTCGCGTACACGGTGAACGATCCGGCGCGCGCGCGTGAACTGGCGAAGTGGGGCGTTGACATGATTTGTACCGATCGCCTCGATATGATCGGCGCGGACGTCGTGAACTAG
- a CDS encoding DeoR/GlpR family DNA-binding transcription regulator — protein sequence MWQEDRHQRIRALLSTLKRVSTERIMADLGVSRETVRRDLLDLEALGELRRVHGGAIKPADEAPISERAQAHVKSKKAIAKAATGVVASGQTLFIDAGTTTAALADELAKLANLTIITNSIDVAMKMRGAPDKRESSANEVILLGGSISDRALSTTGETTILDIQRYRADFALLSPVGVDPKHGASNYDRAETEVARAMVANADSVVILADYSKIGQRSRISYCPPEKIDLLITNRKATEVAAFTQLKRKVGKVILA from the coding sequence ATGTGGCAGGAAGACCGTCATCAACGAATACGCGCGCTGCTCTCGACACTCAAACGCGTGTCGACGGAGCGCATCATGGCGGACCTGGGCGTATCGCGCGAAACCGTGCGGCGCGATCTGCTCGATCTCGAAGCGCTCGGCGAGTTGCGCCGCGTGCATGGCGGCGCGATCAAGCCCGCCGACGAAGCGCCCATCTCCGAACGCGCGCAGGCGCACGTAAAGTCGAAGAAGGCCATCGCGAAGGCGGCGACGGGTGTGGTCGCGAGCGGGCAAACGCTTTTCATCGATGCCGGCACGACCACGGCGGCGCTCGCCGATGAACTCGCGAAGCTCGCCAATCTGACCATCATCACCAATTCGATCGATGTCGCGATGAAGATGCGCGGCGCGCCGGACAAACGCGAGTCGTCAGCAAACGAAGTCATTCTGTTGGGCGGCTCGATCAGCGACCGCGCGTTGTCCACCACGGGCGAGACGACGATTCTCGATATCCAGCGCTATCGCGCGGATTTCGCGCTGCTGTCGCCTGTTGGCGTCGATCCGAAGCATGGCGCCAGCAACTACGACCGCGCGGAAACAGAAGTCGCGCGCGCGATGGTCGCCAATGCGGATAGCGTCGTGATACTCGCGGACTACAGCAAGATCGGCCAGCGCAGCCGCATCTCGTACTGCCCGCCCGAGAAGATCGATCTGCTGATCACCAACCGCAAGGCGACGGAAGTCGCGGCGTTCACGCAACTCAAGCGCAAGGTGGGCAAGGTGATACTTGCCTGA